From the genome of Winogradskyella forsetii, one region includes:
- a CDS encoding DUF5686 family protein — MLKRLLFIFILLIAASSHSQQRDIQEKDSIRAAQDSIKKTELLKDIGNGYLPFNYFNLDLRYLIKFNQYEGLRTGLGGITNDRFSKHYRIDGYLVYGFKDNRLKYKIGGGFRVHEATNTWINVSYTDDLQETGSSKFLTDTRFFTFFEPRLLNIDLFHRHITKSISLQHTVSNHLLSETQFALSKINPTYNYTYTLDNRAYNTFDLSTAKISLQWSPFSKFAIEDEYVKVIKNGYPKFTLQLTQGFKSIFGSDFTFSKIDFRTIQEFKYKNDATTRITLVAGIAGGDTPLTHLYHAYPNNITKETILQRFSVAGLNSFETMYFNEFFSDKFSTLQLKHAFPPFKIAERFKPQLVLISRYAVGDMNSRDRHQGVDFGTLKHVYSESGFEINKLLFGFGLSFAYRYGGYHLPNFEDNIAFKFTFNISL; from the coding sequence ATGTTAAAGCGCCTGCTTTTTATTTTTATTTTGCTGATTGCAGCATCCAGTCATTCACAGCAACGCGATATACAAGAAAAAGATTCGATAAGGGCCGCTCAAGATTCCATTAAGAAAACCGAATTATTAAAAGATATCGGGAACGGTTATCTTCCTTTTAATTACTTCAACTTAGATTTACGCTACCTTATTAAATTCAACCAATACGAAGGTCTTAGAACGGGGTTAGGCGGTATAACAAATGATCGGTTTTCCAAACATTACAGAATAGACGGCTACTTGGTTTATGGTTTTAAGGATAATCGTTTAAAATATAAAATTGGTGGTGGCTTTAGAGTTCATGAGGCAACAAACACATGGATAAATGTCTCCTACACTGATGATCTGCAGGAAACGGGAAGTTCAAAGTTTTTGACAGATACACGCTTTTTTACATTTTTTGAACCACGCTTATTAAATATTGATTTATTTCATAGACACATTACAAAGTCTATTTCATTGCAGCATACCGTTTCTAACCACCTACTTTCAGAAACACAATTTGCGCTTTCAAAAATTAACCCAACCTATAACTATACTTATACATTAGACAATAGAGCTTATAACACCTTCGATCTAAGTACCGCAAAAATCAGCTTACAATGGAGCCCGTTTAGTAAATTCGCTATTGAAGATGAGTATGTAAAAGTCATTAAAAACGGTTATCCAAAATTCACGCTTCAACTAACCCAAGGTTTTAAATCTATTTTTGGTAGTGACTTTACGTTTTCAAAGATCGATTTTAGAACTATACAAGAATTCAAATATAAAAACGACGCCACAACTAGGATTACCTTAGTGGCAGGAATTGCAGGTGGAGATACACCTCTAACACACCTGTATCACGCCTACCCAAACAATATCACCAAGGAAACTATTCTACAGCGTTTTTCGGTGGCAGGATTAAACAGTTTTGAAACCATGTATTTTAATGAGTTTTTCAGTGATAAGTTTTCAACGCTACAATTAAAACATGCCTTTCCTCCTTTTAAAATTGCAGAACGCTTTAAACCGCAACTCGTTTTAATATCGCGCTACGCCGTTGGAGATATGAACAGTAGAGACAGGCATCAAGGTGTGGACTTCGGGACGCTCAAACATGTTTACTCAGAATCTGGCTTTGAAATTAATAAGCTGCTCTTCGGTTTCGGACTTAGTTTTGCCTATCGCTATGGTGGATATCATTTACCTAATTTTGAAGATAATATTGCATTTAAGTTTACGTTTAATATTTCGTTATAA
- a CDS encoding asparaginase, which yields MTKQPHILLIYTGGTIGMIKNANTGALKAFDFTSLLDKIPELRLLACTIETISFEEPIDSSNMNPKYWADIATIISDNYSKFDGFVVLHGSDTMSYTASALSFMLENLAKPVILTGSQLPIGDLRTDAKENLITSIQMASLQIKGVPVIREVGLYFEYKLYRGNRTTKLNADHFEAFESYNYPHLAESGVHLKVNSEYLWKPKPNTELIIRTAMDADIGVLKLFPGISRPICEAILTSKLIKGLIIETYGSGNATTESWFIELLRNAIKNGLHIINVTQCVGGSVNMGQYETSSQLKSIGVISGKDMTTEAAIAKLMYLLGEKIDSKEFQHYFETSLRGELS from the coding sequence ATGACAAAACAACCGCACATCCTATTAATATATACAGGTGGCACCATTGGCATGATAAAAAATGCCAATACAGGTGCTTTAAAAGCATTCGATTTTACAAGTTTGTTGGATAAAATTCCAGAACTGCGATTATTGGCCTGTACTATTGAAACGATTTCTTTTGAAGAACCGATAGATTCTTCAAATATGAATCCTAAATATTGGGCAGATATTGCAACGATAATTAGTGATAATTATTCAAAATTTGATGGTTTTGTAGTATTGCATGGTAGTGATACCATGAGTTATACGGCTTCAGCGCTCAGTTTTATGTTAGAAAATCTCGCAAAACCTGTTATTTTAACGGGTTCACAATTACCAATTGGAGATTTAAGAACCGATGCTAAGGAAAACTTAATTACTTCAATTCAAATGGCATCTTTACAGATAAAAGGGGTGCCAGTAATAAGAGAGGTAGGTTTGTATTTTGAATACAAATTATATAGAGGGAATAGAACCACAAAGTTAAATGCTGACCATTTTGAGGCATTTGAATCGTATAATTATCCGCATTTAGCGGAATCTGGTGTGCATTTGAAAGTTAATTCAGAATATTTATGGAAGCCAAAACCTAATACAGAATTAATTATTCGCACCGCCATGGATGCTGATATTGGTGTGCTAAAACTATTTCCAGGCATATCCAGACCGATTTGTGAAGCCATTCTAACAAGTAAATTAATAAAAGGACTAATCATAGAAACCTATGGTTCTGGAAATGCAACAACAGAATCTTGGTTTATAGAATTATTAAGAAACGCCATAAAGAATGGTCTGCATATTATAAACGTCACACAATGTGTTGGCGGAAGTGTAAACATGGGACAATACGAAACCAGTTCGCAACTCAAATCTATAGGAGTCATTTCGGGTAAAGATATGACAACGGAAGCAGCAATTGCAAAACTAATGTATTTGTTGGGAGAAAAAATAGACTCAAAAGAATTTCAACATTACTTTGAAACCTCCTTAAGGGGAGAATTGTCTTAA
- the rpoN gene encoding RNA polymerase factor sigma-54: protein MSLKQFLQFKLSQKLSPQQIQLMKLIQLPTQAFEQRLKQELEENPALDTGKESEASEDNFDEFDNSEENYDENETIEADDINIDEYLSDDEIPEYRTQANNYSADDEDKSVPYAAGTSFTQHLTNQLNTFRLSDQDEEIAYFLVGSVDESGYIRRSLSDITDDLAFTQNVYTTEEEVEKVLQIVHQLDPAGVGARNLQECLSIQLHRKEQHPDVELATTIIDKGFEQFTKKHYKKLMQKFNIDEEQLKDAIEEIERLNPKPGGSYAGNNKIVEHIVPDFAIKIVDGELELTLNGRNAPELHVSREYNNMLKGYKATKEKSKAQKDAVMFIKQKLDAAKWFIEAVRQRQQTLFVTMSSIMHYQKEYFLTGDERNLRPMILKDIADEIEMDVSTVSRVANSKYVDTPYGTKLIKEFFSESMTNDQGEEVSTREIKKILETVIEEESKKKPMTDEALSKILKEKGYPIARRTVAKYREQLDIPVARLRKEL, encoded by the coding sequence ATGTCCTTAAAGCAGTTTTTACAATTTAAGCTCTCACAAAAGCTTTCCCCACAGCAGATTCAACTCATGAAGTTGATTCAGTTGCCTACACAAGCTTTTGAACAACGTTTGAAGCAAGAGTTGGAAGAAAATCCTGCTTTGGATACTGGAAAAGAATCGGAAGCCTCTGAAGACAATTTTGATGAATTTGATAATTCTGAAGAGAATTATGACGAGAATGAAACCATTGAAGCCGATGATATCAATATTGATGAATATCTGAGCGACGACGAAATTCCGGAATATCGGACTCAAGCGAATAATTATAGTGCGGATGACGAGGATAAATCCGTGCCTTATGCGGCAGGAACTTCCTTTACGCAACATTTAACAAATCAACTGAATACATTTCGTTTGTCTGATCAGGACGAAGAAATTGCTTATTTCTTAGTCGGTAGTGTTGACGAAAGTGGTTATATACGTCGTTCATTATCTGATATTACTGATGATTTAGCCTTTACGCAGAATGTGTATACCACGGAAGAAGAGGTTGAAAAGGTATTGCAAATTGTACACCAATTGGATCCTGCTGGTGTTGGAGCACGTAATCTTCAAGAGTGCTTAAGTATTCAATTGCATCGCAAAGAACAGCATCCAGATGTTGAATTGGCAACTACGATTATTGACAAAGGTTTTGAGCAATTCACAAAAAAGCATTATAAGAAATTAATGCAGAAATTCAATATTGACGAAGAACAATTAAAAGATGCCATTGAAGAGATTGAACGTTTGAACCCAAAACCTGGTGGATCATATGCTGGAAACAATAAAATTGTAGAACATATTGTACCCGATTTTGCCATAAAGATTGTGGATGGCGAACTCGAGTTAACCTTGAATGGTAGAAATGCACCAGAGCTTCACGTATCACGAGAATACAATAACATGCTTAAAGGCTACAAAGCGACGAAAGAGAAGTCTAAAGCCCAGAAAGATGCGGTAATGTTCATTAAGCAAAAGTTAGATGCAGCAAAGTGGTTTATTGAAGCCGTAAGACAACGTCAGCAGACGTTATTTGTAACCATGAGTTCTATTATGCATTACCAGAAAGAATATTTCCTCACTGGTGATGAGCGAAATTTGCGCCCTATGATCTTAAAGGATATCGCAGACGAAATTGAAATGGATGTTTCAACCGTTTCTAGGGTAGCAAACAGTAAATATGTGGATACGCCTTATGGCACAAAGTTGATTAAGGAATTCTTTTCAGAATCCATGACCAACGATCAAGGTGAGGAAGTTTCAACTAGGGAAATTAAAAAAATCCTTGAAACGGTTATTGAAGAAGAGAGCAAAAAGAAACCGATGACGGACGAAGCACTTTCTAAAATCCTGAAAGAAAAAGGTTACCCTATTGCAAGACGGACGGTGGCAAAATATAGGGAACAATTAGATATTCCTGTGGCACGTTTGAGAAAGGAACTTTAA
- a CDS encoding efflux RND transporter permease subunit, with the protein MFKLSTKGFWETIASLILRNKIFILIAIVLTTVFFSMQWKHMRFTFTEANLLPDDHEVNLIYKDFLEVFGEEGNLIVLGVKDSSLFSVKELNAWNKLADSFKNYDEVESVLSIKDLQKLVKNTDKEQFDLEPFIKDSIHSIEEIDQLQEELFKQYPFYDNFLFNAETKTIRTAIYMQKDIVNTSARKDFIIDDFLPKVERFEAETGLDVRLSGMPYIRTLNAKSIVDEIPIFIGAALFVTSLIFFLFFRSFRATFISLIVVCFGVMWTFGIIGLLGYEITVLTALIPPLIIVIGIPNCIFLINKYQHEVKSHGNKVRSLQRVITKVGNATLMTNITTASGFATFILTESKLLKEFGVVASLSIVAIFLLCLLIIPILYTFLPYPKERHLEHLNKRWIGAFVNWMENMVRHRRITIYATALLLIIGSIIGIYQIKISGSLIEDMPQDTEFFRDIRFFESEFDGIMPLEIMIDTKRKKGVMKLATLKRMEQLEELIQDIPELSRPISVVSLVKYSKQAYYNGNPKYYQLPTSQENSFILSYAKNSTSDVDLLSSFVDSTGQYARITTFMKDVGTDKMERIQEDLQTKINKVFPNERYDVIMTGKALVFQKGTKYLVKNLAISLTLAIFLIALFMAYLFRSFKMIIVSLIPNLLPLVVTAGLMGYVGVPIKPSTILVFSIAFGISVDDTIHFLAKYRQELQANHWKIKKSVYAALRETGVSMIYTSIVLFFGFSVFTISSFGGTVALGALVSMTLLFAMLSNLLLLPSLLLSLERNIANKEVLREPSIKIIPSEDEDEDDSEQKI; encoded by the coding sequence ATGTTTAAACTTTCAACTAAAGGGTTTTGGGAAACTATAGCAAGCCTTATTCTTCGTAATAAGATTTTTATACTCATTGCTATTGTCCTGACCACTGTGTTTTTCAGTATGCAATGGAAGCACATGCGCTTTACGTTTACGGAAGCTAATCTTTTACCTGACGATCACGAGGTCAACCTTATATACAAGGATTTTTTAGAAGTTTTCGGGGAAGAGGGTAATTTGATTGTTTTAGGTGTAAAGGATTCGAGTTTGTTTTCTGTAAAAGAACTCAATGCCTGGAACAAACTCGCTGATTCTTTTAAGAATTACGATGAAGTTGAATCCGTTTTATCCATAAAAGATCTTCAAAAATTAGTTAAGAACACGGACAAGGAACAATTCGATTTAGAACCCTTTATAAAGGATTCCATCCATAGTATCGAAGAAATTGACCAGCTTCAAGAAGAACTGTTTAAACAATATCCATTTTACGATAATTTCTTGTTCAATGCAGAAACGAAAACGATTCGTACGGCTATTTACATGCAGAAGGACATCGTTAATACCTCAGCTAGAAAGGATTTTATCATCGATGATTTTTTACCGAAAGTTGAACGCTTTGAAGCCGAAACAGGTCTGGACGTCAGACTTTCCGGAATGCCTTACATTCGAACATTAAATGCGAAAAGTATTGTAGATGAAATCCCTATTTTTATTGGTGCAGCACTTTTTGTAACCTCATTGATCTTTTTCCTGTTCTTTAGATCCTTTAGAGCGACATTCATTTCGCTTATTGTGGTGTGCTTTGGCGTAATGTGGACTTTCGGAATCATAGGACTTTTAGGTTATGAAATTACGGTTCTCACGGCATTAATTCCACCATTGATTATCGTTATTGGGATTCCGAACTGTATTTTCCTAATCAATAAATACCAGCACGAAGTAAAATCACATGGCAACAAGGTAAGGTCTTTGCAACGTGTGATTACCAAAGTTGGTAACGCGACATTAATGACCAACATAACCACGGCTTCAGGTTTTGCTACCTTTATTCTTACCGAAAGTAAATTACTAAAGGAGTTTGGTGTCGTCGCTTCACTGAGCATCGTAGCCATCTTTTTATTGTGTTTACTTATCATTCCTATCCTTTACACCTTTCTACCTTATCCTAAAGAACGTCACTTAGAACATTTAAACAAACGCTGGATCGGTGCTTTTGTCAATTGGATGGAAAACATGGTAAGACACCGAAGAATTACTATTTATGCGACTGCTCTTCTGTTAATTATTGGAAGTATAATTGGAATTTATCAAATTAAAATTTCTGGCAGTCTTATTGAAGATATGCCTCAAGACACAGAATTTTTTAGGGATATTCGATTTTTTGAATCTGAATTTGATGGTATAATGCCATTGGAAATTATGATAGATACCAAACGTAAAAAAGGAGTTATGAAATTGGCGACCCTAAAACGTATGGAACAATTGGAAGAACTGATTCAGGATATTCCAGAATTATCACGACCCATTTCTGTGGTTAGTTTAGTAAAGTACAGTAAGCAAGCCTATTACAACGGAAATCCTAAATACTATCAATTACCAACGAGTCAGGAAAATAGTTTTATACTTTCTTACGCAAAAAACTCAACCTCAGATGTTGATTTGCTCAGTAGTTTTGTAGATAGCACAGGACAATATGCACGGATTACAACCTTTATGAAAGATGTTGGTACTGATAAAATGGAGCGCATCCAAGAAGACCTTCAAACCAAAATAAATAAGGTATTTCCTAATGAGCGTTATGACGTTATCATGACAGGTAAAGCTTTGGTTTTTCAAAAAGGAACAAAATATCTGGTTAAAAATTTAGCCATATCATTGACGCTCGCTATTTTTCTTATTGCTTTATTTATGGCATATCTTTTCCGATCTTTCAAAATGATTATCGTATCGTTAATTCCAAATCTGTTGCCACTAGTTGTAACGGCTGGGTTAATGGGATATGTTGGTGTACCCATAAAACCATCAACCATTCTGGTATTTAGTATTGCTTTTGGTATTTCGGTAGATGACACCATTCACTTTTTGGCAAAATACAGACAAGAATTGCAAGCCAACCATTGGAAGATTAAAAAATCCGTTTACGCGGCATTAAGAGAAACCGGAGTAAGTATGATTTATACGTCAATTGTGTTATTCTTCGGATTTTCAGTATTTACCATTTCAAGCTTTGGTGGTACAGTTGCCTTAGGCGCATTGGTGTCTATGACCTTATTATTTGCTATGCTTTCCAACCTACTGTTATTACCTTCGCTCTTATTATCTTTGGAGCGAAATATTGCAAACAAGGAAGTATTGCGAGAGCCTTCAATAAAAATTATTCCTTCGGAAGATGAAGATGAGGACGATTCAGAACAAAAAATTTAA
- a CDS encoding porin family protein has translation MKGYVFILLALIGMFGFSQNDKAEKTELYKNYREDQFYASVTYNLLNEKPSAVSQSGFSSGFHLGFIRDMPINQRRNVAIGLGLGISANTYNQKSLLIQEANNDIVFNIIDEDDYNVSKNKFNTYLIEVPLEIRWRTSTPTEYDFWRIYTGFKVGYVFYNVTKFESEVGNVKLSNNDSFNKLQYGLTLSAGYGTWNFHVYYGLNPIFESNSKLNDESINMKALKIGLMFYIL, from the coding sequence ATGAAAGGATATGTTTTTATTTTACTGGCATTAATAGGGATGTTTGGGTTTTCACAAAACGATAAAGCCGAGAAGACAGAACTTTATAAAAACTATAGAGAAGATCAATTCTATGCGTCTGTAACCTATAATTTACTTAATGAAAAACCAAGTGCTGTATCTCAAAGTGGTTTTTCATCTGGCTTTCATTTAGGTTTTATTAGAGATATGCCTATAAACCAACGCCGCAATGTAGCTATAGGTTTGGGTTTGGGAATCTCTGCCAATACCTATAATCAAAAGAGTCTATTAATTCAGGAAGCTAATAATGACATTGTATTTAACATTATAGATGAAGATGATTACAACGTTTCTAAAAACAAATTTAATACCTATTTAATAGAGGTGCCTTTGGAAATTAGATGGAGAACTTCTACACCAACAGAGTATGATTTTTGGCGAATTTATACCGGATTTAAGGTCGGTTATGTATTTTATAACGTCACGAAGTTCGAAAGCGAGGTAGGAAATGTAAAACTGTCTAATAACGATAGTTTTAATAAGCTTCAATATGGCTTAACGTTGTCTGCAGGTTATGGCACTTGGAATTTTCATGTGTATTATGGCTTAAACCCTATTTTTGAGTCTAACTCTAAACTTAATGATGAATCCATAAACATGAAAGCCCTTAAAATAGGACTTATGTTTTATATTTTATAA
- a CDS encoding MotA/TolQ/ExbB proton channel family protein — MKRLFSILAITCLMAIGTVNANATTLATTTATVTSVTQDVTETPDEDLSFHQELKKRFIEGGPGFMGIVLLCLILGLAIAIERIIFLNLSTTNTKKLTQNVEDALNSGGIEAAKEVCRNTKGPVASIFYQGLDRADEDIDAAEKAVVAYGGVQMGQLEKNVSWISLFIALAPMLGFMGTVIGMIQAFDKIEAAGDMQPSLVAGGIKVALLTTVFGLIVAIILQIFYNYIIAKIDSIVNDMEDASITLMDLLVRHKK; from the coding sequence ATGAAAAGATTATTTTCTATCCTTGCCATAACATGTTTAATGGCTATCGGAACTGTTAACGCAAATGCAACGACATTAGCTACAACAACAGCAACTGTAACGAGTGTAACTCAAGACGTCACTGAAACTCCTGACGAAGATTTGAGTTTTCACCAAGAATTAAAAAAGCGTTTTATTGAAGGTGGTCCAGGCTTTATGGGTATTGTACTACTATGTTTAATTCTTGGACTAGCCATTGCTATAGAGAGAATTATCTTTTTAAACCTTTCAACAACTAATACTAAAAAATTAACCCAAAATGTGGAAGATGCACTGAATTCTGGTGGTATTGAAGCTGCAAAGGAAGTTTGTAGAAATACAAAAGGACCTGTTGCTTCAATATTCTATCAAGGTTTAGACCGAGCCGACGAAGATATTGATGCGGCTGAAAAAGCGGTTGTGGCTTATGGTGGTGTACAAATGGGACAACTAGAAAAGAATGTATCTTGGATTTCATTATTTATCGCTTTGGCACCAATGCTTGGTTTCATGGGTACGGTAATTGGTATGATTCAAGCCTTTGATAAGATTGAGGCTGCTGGTGATATGCAACCATCTTTAGTTGCTGGTGGTATTAAAGTAGCACTTTTAACAACAGTATTTGGTCTTATTGTAGCTATTATACTTCAAATATTTTATAATTACATCATTGCTAAAATTGATAGTATTGTAAATGACATGGAAGATGCTTCTATCACATTGATGGATTTATTAGTAAGACACAAAAAATAA
- the asnS gene encoding asparagine--tRNA ligase, with protein sequence MNSKTVAQLLSQNETLQDVSVKGWVRTFRANRFIALNDGSTINNMQCVVDFENFDEALLKRVTTGAAIHVIGELVESQGKGQSVEIVVKTLEVLGDSDPETYPIQPKKHSFEFLRENAHLRTRTSTFSAVMRLRSSLSFAVHKYFNENGFNYMHTPIITGSDAEGAGEMFKVSNLDAKNPPLNEDGSVNYKEDFFGKETNLTVSGQLEAETYAMSLGKVYTFGPTFRAENSNTTRHLAEFWMIEPEVAFMDLDGNMDLAEDFMKSVLGYVLENNKEDLEFLDNRLLQEEKTKPQAERSTMSLIEKIKFVVDNNFKRVSYTEAIDILRNSKPNKKKKFNYIIEEWGADLQSEHERFLVEKHFKCPVILFDYPANIKAFYMRLNEPDHEGRETVRAMDILFPGIGEMVGGSQREERLDVLKEKMKALDIDEKELWWYLDLRKYGTAVHSGFGLGFERLVMFATGMGNIRDVIPYPRTPQNAEF encoded by the coding sequence ATGAATTCAAAAACTGTAGCCCAATTACTATCGCAAAATGAAACCTTGCAAGATGTTTCCGTAAAAGGTTGGGTAAGAACTTTTAGAGCGAACCGATTTATTGCCTTAAATGATGGTTCTACCATAAATAATATGCAATGTGTTGTCGATTTTGAAAATTTTGACGAAGCCTTATTAAAACGGGTTACCACTGGTGCTGCGATTCATGTTATAGGTGAATTGGTAGAAAGCCAAGGCAAAGGCCAATCCGTAGAAATTGTTGTAAAAACTTTGGAAGTTTTAGGCGATTCTGATCCTGAAACGTATCCTATTCAACCTAAAAAGCACTCTTTTGAATTCTTAAGGGAAAATGCGCATTTACGCACCAGAACTAGCACTTTTAGCGCTGTGATGCGTTTACGTTCCTCATTATCTTTTGCCGTTCATAAATATTTTAACGAGAATGGATTCAACTACATGCACACACCAATTATAACAGGAAGTGATGCTGAAGGTGCTGGCGAAATGTTTAAGGTTTCAAATTTAGATGCTAAAAACCCACCATTAAATGAAGATGGCTCTGTAAATTACAAAGAAGATTTTTTTGGAAAAGAAACTAATTTAACGGTTTCTGGTCAATTAGAAGCGGAAACTTATGCGATGTCTTTAGGCAAAGTTTATACATTTGGACCGACTTTTAGGGCTGAAAATTCAAACACCACACGTCACTTAGCCGAATTCTGGATGATTGAACCCGAGGTTGCATTTATGGATTTGGATGGGAATATGGATTTGGCAGAAGACTTTATGAAATCGGTTTTAGGCTATGTTCTCGAAAATAATAAGGAAGATCTCGAATTTTTAGATAATCGTTTATTACAAGAAGAAAAAACAAAACCACAAGCCGAGCGCAGTACTATGAGCTTAATTGAAAAAATTAAATTTGTAGTTGATAATAACTTTAAACGCGTTAGCTATACGGAAGCCATAGATATTTTAAGGAATTCTAAACCAAACAAAAAGAAAAAATTCAACTATATCATTGAAGAATGGGGAGCGGATTTGCAATCTGAGCACGAACGTTTCTTAGTGGAAAAACACTTTAAATGTCCGGTAATATTGTTTGACTATCCTGCAAATATTAAGGCGTTTTACATGCGCTTAAATGAACCAGACCACGAAGGAAGAGAAACCGTTAGAGCTATGGATATTTTATTCCCAGGCATTGGCGAAATGGTAGGAGGATCTCAACGTGAAGAACGTTTAGACGTTTTAAAGGAGAAAATGAAAGCCTTGGATATCGATGAGAAGGAATTATGGTGGTATTTAGATTTACGAAAATATGGTACCGCAGTTCATTCAGGATTTGGATTGGGTTTTGAACGTTTGGTTATGTTCGCGACAGGCATGGGAAATATTAGAGATGTGATTCCTTACCCTAGAACGCCACAGAATGCAGAGTTTTAA
- a CDS encoding ExbD/TolR family protein, which yields MAKRAAPEVNAGSMADIAFLLLIFFLVTTTIEKDKGLLRSLPPIDDTEYEPPIIKQKNLFTVLINRNNQLLVEDEEMPLEDLRQAAIDFLDNGGGTNPAGESCDYCKGERDESSSDHPDKAIISMKHDRETTYEKYMDVQNELVAAYNFLREREASRLYKQYYPDAENVYSAMLEEKEKNQFSKDETLNERIETIKNLFPMKLSEAEPDKT from the coding sequence ATGGCAAAAAGAGCAGCACCCGAAGTAAATGCAGGATCAATGGCTGACATTGCCTTCTTACTACTTATCTTTTTTCTAGTAACAACAACTATAGAAAAAGACAAAGGATTGTTAAGAAGTTTGCCACCTATTGATGACACGGAATACGAACCACCTATAATTAAACAAAAGAATTTATTTACGGTTTTAATTAACCGAAATAACCAATTGTTAGTGGAAGATGAAGAAATGCCTTTAGAAGATTTAAGGCAAGCAGCTATTGACTTTTTAGACAATGGAGGTGGTACCAATCCAGCAGGTGAATCCTGTGATTATTGTAAAGGAGAGAGAGATGAATCTTCATCAGATCATCCTGATAAGGCGATTATCTCTATGAAACATGATAGGGAAACGACTTATGAGAAGTATATGGATGTACAGAACGAGCTCGTAGCAGCTTATAATTTTTTAAGAGAACGAGAAGCATCACGATTGTATAAACAATATTATCCAGATGCTGAGAATGTATATTCTGCAATGTTGGAAGAGAAAGAAAAGAATCAGTTTAGTAAAGATGAAACACTTAATGAGCGTATTGAAACCATTAAGAATCTGTTCCCGATGAAATTATCTGAAGCAGAACCTGATAAAACTTAA
- a CDS encoding ExbD/TolR family protein codes for MSKFRKKEKGELPAISTASLPDIVFMLLFFFMVATVMRDSSLMIENQLPSADQVEKLKKDRTIFIYAGKPSSQYKQFGVEPRIQYNDAFITVEDVQPSIYQGISEMNEELQSKVVVGLKVDKNTNAGLVSDIKQELRKANALKVMYIANTKTEE; via the coding sequence ATGTCTAAATTTAGAAAAAAGGAAAAAGGTGAATTACCAGCGATTTCAACCGCTTCACTTCCAGATATTGTATTTATGTTGCTTTTCTTTTTTATGGTGGCAACAGTAATGAGAGACAGTTCTTTGATGATTGAAAATCAATTACCAAGCGCAGACCAAGTTGAAAAACTTAAAAAAGATAGAACTATTTTTATTTATGCAGGTAAACCTAGTAGTCAATATAAACAATTTGGTGTTGAGCCAAGAATTCAGTACAATGATGCATTCATTACTGTAGAGGATGTTCAGCCATCAATTTATCAAGGTATAAGTGAAATGAATGAGGAGCTTCAAAGTAAAGTTGTTGTAGGCCTTAAAGTAGATAAAAATACCAATGCGGGTTTAGTCTCAGATATTAAGCAAGAATTACGTAAGGCCAATGCACTAAAAGTAATGTATATCGCTAATACAAAAACTGAAGAATAA
- the frr gene encoding ribosome recycling factor, with product MDEDIKFIIDSAKESMDAAMKHLEKQLVNIRAGKASPAMLGSVMVDYYGSQTPLSQVANVNTPDGRTISVQPWEKSMLQEIERGIMLANLGFNPMNNGDMIIINVPPLTEERRKNLAKQAKSETEDAKVGIRNARKEAMNDIKNADVSEDLQKNAEIDVQTLTDTYVKKIDEILEVKEKEIMTV from the coding sequence ATGGACGAAGACATTAAATTTATAATAGACTCAGCAAAAGAATCTATGGATGCTGCGATGAAGCATTTAGAAAAACAGCTCGTTAATATTAGAGCAGGCAAAGCGAGTCCTGCAATGTTAGGCAGCGTTATGGTAGATTATTATGGTTCGCAAACACCTCTGAGCCAAGTGGCAAATGTCAATACACCAGATGGTAGAACCATTTCCGTTCAACCTTGGGAAAAATCCATGTTACAGGAAATTGAACGTGGGATTATGTTGGCCAATTTAGGCTTTAATCCTATGAACAATGGTGACATGATTATTATCAATGTGCCTCCATTAACCGAAGAACGTCGTAAAAATTTAGCCAAACAAGCTAAGTCAGAAACAGAAGATGCCAAAGTCGGTATTAGAAATGCGAGGAAAGAAGCTATGAATGACATAAAAAATGCTGATGTTTCCGAAGATTTACAGAAAAATGCTGAGATTGATGTGCAAACTTTAACCGATACCTACGTTAAGAAAATTGATGAGATCCTAGAGGTAAAGGAGAAAGAGATTATGACCGTATAA